A single genomic interval of Seriola aureovittata isolate HTS-2021-v1 ecotype China chromosome 10, ASM2101889v1, whole genome shotgun sequence harbors:
- the LOC130175918 gene encoding NADH-cytochrome b5 reductase 2 isoform X2: MDENLVIPVVAAFSVVVVTVLYFVLRASAGGKKLPVTLQDPVVKYSLPLINKQEISHDTKKFRFGLPSGAHILGLPIGQHVYLSAKVNGSLVVRAYTPVSSDEDQGYVDLVVKVYYKNCHPSFPEGGKMSQHLDNMAIGDAIDFRGPSGLLVYKGNGQFSIRPDKKSEPKVRKCKHVGMIAGGTGITPMLQLIRRITADPNDNTRCSLIFANQTEKDILLREELEEVKKNHPDKVKLWFTLDKPPQDWSYSSGFVTYDMIKDHLPAPSTDVLIVLCGPPPMIQNACLPNLDKLGHKTENIFSY; encoded by the exons GTGATCCCAGTGGTGGCGGCTTTTTCCGTGGTGGTGGTGACGGTGCTGTACTTTGTCCTGCGAGCTTCTGCAGGAGGGAAGAAGCTACCTGTCACTCTGCAGGACCCTGTGGTCAAATATTCACTTCCACTTATAAACAAACAG GAAATCAGTCATGACACAAAGAAATTTCGTTTTGGCCTTCCATCTGGAGCTCATATCCTTGGACTACCAATAG GTCAGCATGTGTACCTGTCAGCCAAGGTGAACGGCAGTCTGGTGGTCAGAGCCTACACCCCAGTCTCCAGTGATGAAGACCAGGGATATGTTGACCTAGTGGTGAAG GTGTACTACAAGAACTGTCATCCCTCCTTCCCAGAGGGAGGGAAGATGTCCCAGCACCTGGACAACATGGCGATTGGAGACGCCATTGACTTCAGAGGACCCAGCGGACTGCTGGTGTATAAGGGAAATG GTCAGTTTTCCATCCGACCGGACAAGAAGTCAGAGCCCAAGGTTCGGAAGTGTAAACACGTTGGAATGATCGCAGGAGGAACAG GTATCACTCCCATGCTGCAGTTAATTCGCAGGATCACAGCAGATCCCAATGACAACACCCGGTGCTCGCTCATATTTGCCAACCAG ACTGAGAAGGATATCCTGCTgagggaggagctggaggaggtaAAGAAGAATCATCCCGACAAAGTCAAGCTCTGGTTTACGCTTGACAAACCTCCGCAGG ACTGGAGCTACAGTTCAGGATTTGTGACCTACGACATGATCAAGGACCACCTCCCTGCTCCGTCCACCGATGTCCTTATTGTCCTGTGTGGTCCTCCACCAATGATACAGAATGCCTGTCTGCCAAATCTGGACAAGCTGGggcacaaaacagaaaacatcttttctTACTAG
- the LOC130175918 gene encoding NADH-cytochrome b5 reductase 2 isoform X1, whose protein sequence is MRMTEAVLKVIPVVAAFSVVVVTVLYFVLRASAGGKKLPVTLQDPVVKYSLPLINKQEISHDTKKFRFGLPSGAHILGLPIGQHVYLSAKVNGSLVVRAYTPVSSDEDQGYVDLVVKVYYKNCHPSFPEGGKMSQHLDNMAIGDAIDFRGPSGLLVYKGNGQFSIRPDKKSEPKVRKCKHVGMIAGGTGITPMLQLIRRITADPNDNTRCSLIFANQTEKDILLREELEEVKKNHPDKVKLWFTLDKPPQDWSYSSGFVTYDMIKDHLPAPSTDVLIVLCGPPPMIQNACLPNLDKLGHKTENIFSY, encoded by the exons GTGATCCCAGTGGTGGCGGCTTTTTCCGTGGTGGTGGTGACGGTGCTGTACTTTGTCCTGCGAGCTTCTGCAGGAGGGAAGAAGCTACCTGTCACTCTGCAGGACCCTGTGGTCAAATATTCACTTCCACTTATAAACAAACAG GAAATCAGTCATGACACAAAGAAATTTCGTTTTGGCCTTCCATCTGGAGCTCATATCCTTGGACTACCAATAG GTCAGCATGTGTACCTGTCAGCCAAGGTGAACGGCAGTCTGGTGGTCAGAGCCTACACCCCAGTCTCCAGTGATGAAGACCAGGGATATGTTGACCTAGTGGTGAAG GTGTACTACAAGAACTGTCATCCCTCCTTCCCAGAGGGAGGGAAGATGTCCCAGCACCTGGACAACATGGCGATTGGAGACGCCATTGACTTCAGAGGACCCAGCGGACTGCTGGTGTATAAGGGAAATG GTCAGTTTTCCATCCGACCGGACAAGAAGTCAGAGCCCAAGGTTCGGAAGTGTAAACACGTTGGAATGATCGCAGGAGGAACAG GTATCACTCCCATGCTGCAGTTAATTCGCAGGATCACAGCAGATCCCAATGACAACACCCGGTGCTCGCTCATATTTGCCAACCAG ACTGAGAAGGATATCCTGCTgagggaggagctggaggaggtaAAGAAGAATCATCCCGACAAAGTCAAGCTCTGGTTTACGCTTGACAAACCTCCGCAGG ACTGGAGCTACAGTTCAGGATTTGTGACCTACGACATGATCAAGGACCACCTCCCTGCTCCGTCCACCGATGTCCTTATTGTCCTGTGTGGTCCTCCACCAATGATACAGAATGCCTGTCTGCCAAATCTGGACAAGCTGGggcacaaaacagaaaacatcttttctTACTAG